The Trichomycterus rosablanca isolate fTriRos1 chromosome 15, fTriRos1.hap1, whole genome shotgun sequence genome contains a region encoding:
- the lrrc58a gene encoding leucine-rich repeat-containing protein 58a, which yields MELLARMTEENPILNLSHLRLGDLNLEQISDSKRKQIEQLQLAYNGMTIFPTSICLLSNLELLDISNNALTEVPEEILQLTKLKTLVAKNNHLDETSFPKCFGSMPIESLNFSGNRFTEIPAQFLHLRHLQSLSLGGNRLKSIPAEIGNLTRLEMLYLGGNMISSIPSELANLHSLRYLVLCDNCIQSVPPQLNRLHSLLSLSLHNNLLTFLPRELLSLVHLQELSLRGNPLVVRFVRDMINEPPSLLELAGRTIKSRNLHYVLSDLPATLCHYLDSASKCPNPECAGVYFDSCVRHIKFVDFCGKFRLPLMHYLCSPKCSSPYTSNPQSDAESEDESSVPPDRLQRVLLG from the exons ATGGAGCTTCTGGCCAGAATGACAGAGGAGAACCCGATACTGAACCTGTCCCATCTGCGGCTGGGTGATCTGAACCTGGAGCAAATCTCAGACTCCAAGAGGAAACAGATCGAGCAGCTTCAACTGGCCTACAACGGCATGACGATTTTTCCCACATCTATCTGTTTGCTCTCCAACCTGGAGTTACTGGATATAAGCAACAATGCACTTACAGAGGTacctgaagaaattctgcaacTCACTAAACTCAAGACTCTGGTTGCCAAAAATAACCACCTGGATGAAACCTCGTTTCCTAAGTGTTTTGGATCCATGCCCATAGAGAGCCTGAACTTCAGTGGAAACCGCTTTACAGAAATACCAGCACAGTTTCTACATCTCCGCCATCTGCAGTCTCTGTCTCTGGGTGGAAATAGATTAAAGAGTATCCCAGCAGAAATTGGAAACCTTACCAG GTTGGAGATGTTGTATCTGGGAGGTAATATGATCTCATCTATTCCTTCTGAACTGGCTAACCTGCACAGTCTCAGATACCTGGTACTATGTGATAACTGCATCCAGAGTGTACCACCTCAGCTCAACAG GCTGCACTCCTTGCTGTCTCTCAGTCTCCACAATAACCTTCTGACATTTCTGCCTCGTGAGCTCCTCAGCCTCGTTCACCTGCAGGAGCTCAGTCTGCGTGGCAACCCACTGGTGGTGCGTTTTGTTAGGGATATGATTAATGAACCTCCGTCACTGCTGGAGCTGGCAGGAAGGACCATTAAGTCCAGAAACCTTCACTATGTTTTGAGTGATCTACCGGCCACACTGTGCCACTACCTGGACTCGGCCAGCAAGTGTCCCAACCCTGAATGTGCAG GTGTGTACTTCGACTCATGTGTTCGCCATATCAAGTTTGTTGACTTTTGTGGGAAGTTCCGGCTGCCTCTCATGCACTACCTCTGCTCTCCTAAATGTAGCTCTCCCTATACGTCCAACCCTCAGAGTGACGCTGAGTCAGAGGACGAGAGCAGTGTTCCTCCAGACAGGCTGCAAAGAGTTCTGCTGGGGTAG